One window from the genome of Candidatus Hydrogenedens sp. encodes:
- a CDS encoding response regulator: MKNIRVCVADDNRDEVLILCESLKLHNYEAIPAFCGVEALDLCKSGSVDLLLLDIGLPDIDGIEVCRRLKADPNTRDIPIIFVSARGSSQDVALGHELGAVDYIAKPYNLPMVLVAVEMALRTLHTSAYIDSPVEFWDDPIYTDPLTGLRNYRYLMERLEEEIVRTDRHKSPLSCIVLDFADYDINEEETTERTELIESESFLQDVALALKQNSRSCDILTRFESSKFVIVLPNQNLERAIKYAQKIAKEVEKNFLEEEKTVSLQSKFGIVSCKDKCVPSGEELLGIAMKNLLRAFTRPGISIVGKDLTEKKEVFL; encoded by the coding sequence ATGAAGAATATTAGAGTATGTGTCGCAGACGATAACAGGGATGAAGTCCTTATATTATGTGAAAGTTTGAAATTACACAATTATGAAGCAATCCCTGCCTTCTGTGGTGTAGAGGCTCTCGATTTATGTAAAAGCGGGAGCGTAGATTTATTATTATTGGATATAGGACTTCCCGACATTGACGGTATTGAGGTATGCAGAAGATTAAAAGCAGACCCCAATACCCGAGATATTCCTATCATTTTTGTGTCAGCCCGAGGATCATCACAAGATGTCGCCTTAGGTCACGAATTAGGCGCCGTTGATTATATTGCAAAACCTTACAATCTGCCCATGGTTCTTGTTGCTGTTGAAATGGCATTACGAACCCTGCATACATCCGCCTATATTGATAGCCCGGTTGAATTCTGGGATGACCCTATTTATACAGACCCACTAACAGGATTGAGAAATTACCGCTATTTAATGGAACGGTTAGAAGAAGAAATTGTCCGAACAGACCGACACAAGTCCCCTCTAAGTTGTATCGTTTTAGATTTTGCCGATTATGATATTAATGAAGAAGAAACCACAGAACGAACGGAACTGATAGAAAGCGAATCTTTTTTACAGGATGTTGCGTTAGCATTAAAACAAAATTCCCGCAGCTGTGATATTTTGACAAGATTCGAATCATCAAAATTTGTCATTGTACTTCCTAATCAAAATCTTGAAAGAGCAATAAAATACGCACAGAAAATAGCAAAAGAAGTTGAAAAAAACTTTTTAGAAGAAGAGAAAACCGTTTCCTTACAGTCAAAATTCGGGATTGTCAGTTGTAAAGATAAATGTGTTCCCTCTGGAGAAGAACTTTTAGGTATTGCTATGAAAAACCTGTTAAGAGCCTTTACTCGTCCCGGAATTAGCATTGTAGGTAAAGACCTTACCGAAAAGAAAGAAGTTTTCCTCTAA
- a CDS encoding biopolymer transporter ExbD → MREGPFGKPVKKDFPLINITSLIDVMFLLLIFLIITTTFNPHLGLSLQLPESKTNNEIKDTNIYRVIIDSKGNIFLSEKEGGNSIPVTIEELEKKLKEIKTKNPSATLILESDAEVPFRITVKVFDLALQLGYSGLTIATVPEKDRISEVGNNKFVEQ, encoded by the coding sequence ATGCGTGAAGGTCCTTTTGGAAAACCTGTAAAAAAAGATTTCCCTCTTATTAATATAACATCACTAATTGATGTGATGTTTTTGTTACTTATTTTTCTGATTATCACAACAACATTCAATCCTCATTTGGGGCTTTCTTTACAACTGCCAGAAAGTAAAACAAATAATGAAATAAAAGATACGAACATTTATAGGGTTATTATTGACTCCAAAGGGAATATTTTCCTGTCTGAGAAAGAAGGAGGGAACTCCATACCTGTAACTATAGAAGAGTTAGAAAAGAAACTTAAAGAAATAAAAACAAAAAATCCTTCTGCTACATTAATTTTAGAATCTGATGCAGAGGTCCCTTTTCGTATCACAGTTAAGGTATTTGACCTTGCTTTACAATTAGGTTATTCGGGTCTTACCATTGCAACCGTTCCTGAAAAGGATAGAATATCCGAAGTGGGGAACAATAAATTCGTTGAACAATGA
- a CDS encoding 6-phospho-beta-glucosidase — MKFAVIGGGSSYTPELIDGIFAREGKFLFDEIWLMDQNEQRLEINHAFSERLAQRYGSSCKIYKTKNIEEAVKNARYVLTQIRVGQMQARINDEKLGLKYGIIGQETTGIGGFACALRTIPVILDIAHKMEQLCPNAFLINFTNPAGINTEAVIKYSKIRTIGLCNVPIGMIMEIVKHIGGSPEEIELDYVGLNHLSWVRKFKKQGVDITQEVLQKFWEHAEEEWEDETTRNNMLEAMKSLNMFCNYYLQYYYSTESVLNYLKKKEKTRGEEVLEIEQKLFEKYSNTELKEKPEELSKRGGAHYSTAALMVIDAIENDKKSRQIVCCRNNGAIPTFDDDVSVEISAIIDKDGAHSIPQSPPEHSIRGLMQLIKAYETLTVHSAVKGDRELAFQALLSHPLMPDAKKCRELLNELLKINKPYLKNFFNE, encoded by the coding sequence ATGAAGTTTGCAGTAATTGGTGGTGGTAGTTCATATACTCCGGAATTAATTGATGGGATATTTGCGAGAGAAGGTAAATTTTTATTTGATGAAATCTGGTTAATGGACCAAAATGAGCAGAGATTGGAAATAAACCATGCCTTCTCAGAAAGATTGGCACAGCGTTATGGCTCATCCTGTAAGATATATAAAACGAAAAATATTGAAGAAGCGGTAAAAAATGCACGCTATGTATTAACGCAAATACGGGTTGGTCAAATGCAGGCTCGTATAAACGATGAAAAATTAGGGCTTAAATACGGAATTATAGGACAGGAAACGACGGGGATTGGTGGTTTTGCCTGTGCTTTGAGAACGATTCCTGTTATTCTGGATATTGCCCATAAAATGGAGCAGTTATGTCCAAATGCGTTTCTTATTAATTTTACAAATCCTGCAGGAATTAATACAGAAGCCGTAATTAAATACAGTAAAATACGGACAATTGGTCTATGTAATGTCCCTATAGGAATGATAATGGAAATCGTAAAACACATAGGAGGTAGCCCTGAAGAAATTGAGTTAGATTATGTTGGATTAAATCATTTATCTTGGGTTCGTAAATTTAAGAAACAAGGTGTTGACATTACCCAAGAAGTATTACAAAAATTCTGGGAACATGCAGAAGAAGAATGGGAAGATGAAACGACCCGTAATAACATGCTGGAAGCAATGAAAAGTTTGAATATGTTTTGTAATTATTATCTTCAATATTATTATTCCACAGAATCCGTGTTGAATTATTTAAAGAAAAAAGAGAAAACAAGAGGGGAAGAAGTGTTAGAAATTGAGCAAAAATTGTTTGAAAAATATTCCAATACTGAGTTGAAAGAGAAACCGGAAGAATTGAGTAAGAGGGGTGGGGCTCACTATTCAACCGCAGCACTTATGGTAATTGATGCCATAGAAAACGATAAAAAATCCCGACAAATTGTGTGTTGTAGAAACAACGGCGCCATTCCTACTTTTGATGATGATGTATCCGTCGAAATTTCGGCTATTATAGATAAAGATGGTGCTCATTCTATTCCTCAATCACCGCCGGAACATTCTATTCGTGGTTTGATGCAACTTATAAAGGCTTATGAAACATTAACTGTTCATTCTGCGGTGAAGGGAGACCGTGAACTTGCTTTTCAGGCATTATTAAGTCATCCATTGATGCCCGATGCAAAAAAATGTAGAGAATTATTGAACGAACTTCTGAAAATAAATAAACCTTATTTAAAAAATTTTTTTAACGAATAA
- a CDS encoding phosphoribosylaminoimidazolesuccinocarboxamide synthase: MTVLSETNLNGKEPTRRGKVRDIYDLGDTLFLVATDRISAFDWVNPTPIPDKGIILTQLSLFWFEMMKDIVPNHLISARLEDFPEEFRNHPEMFKNRSMYVRKCQMLPVEFIVRGYLAGSGLKEYKTQGTVCGILLPSGLVEGSKLPEPIYTPSTKAEEGHDINISSEEAGKIIGKELNQKASRVAIEIYKRANEYAITQGIILCDTKFEFGLLDGELVLADEILTPDSSRFWPADQYEPGKSQPSFDKQFIRDYLESVNWDKNSPPPPLPPDIVEKTREKYLEAFTRLTGKNLP, translated from the coding sequence ATGACTGTGCTATCAGAAACAAATTTAAATGGGAAAGAACCAACCCGTAGGGGGAAAGTAAGGGATATTTATGACTTAGGAGATACATTATTCCTCGTAGCCACAGACCGTATCTCTGCTTTCGACTGGGTAAATCCTACACCCATACCTGATAAAGGAATCATCTTGACACAATTATCTTTGTTCTGGTTTGAAATGATGAAAGATATAGTGCCCAATCATTTGATTTCGGCACGGCTGGAAGATTTTCCTGAAGAGTTTCGAAATCATCCAGAGATGTTTAAAAACCGCTCTATGTATGTGAGAAAGTGTCAAATGTTGCCGGTTGAGTTTATTGTTCGTGGATATTTAGCAGGGAGTGGGCTTAAAGAATATAAAACCCAAGGAACTGTTTGCGGTATCTTATTACCATCAGGACTTGTGGAAGGTAGCAAATTACCCGAACCTATTTATACTCCCAGCACAAAAGCAGAAGAAGGACATGATATTAATATATCCTCGGAAGAGGCAGGGAAAATTATTGGAAAGGAACTTAATCAAAAGGCAAGTAGAGTCGCTATTGAAATTTATAAACGAGCTAATGAATATGCTATTACCCAAGGGATTATTTTATGTGATACAAAATTTGAGTTCGGTTTGCTGGATGGTGAATTGGTGCTGGCAGATGAGATATTGACCCCGGATTCTTCACGATTCTGGCCTGCAGACCAGTATGAACCCGGAAAAAGTCAGCCCAGTTTTGATAAACAGTTTATTCGAGACTATTTAGAATCGGTAAATTGGGACAAAAATTCGCCGCCCCCACCATTGCCACCCGATATCGTAGAAAAAACCCGAGAAAAATATCTTGAAGCGTTTACACGGTTAACAGGAAAAAATCTTCCATAA
- the purF gene encoding amidophosphoribosyltransferase, whose protein sequence is MFDFTSDKLHEECGIFGIYNHKSAPNWIYLGLYALQHRGQEGAGIVCSDGATLTAHRGVGLVNDVFPAHKLARVQGHIGIGHVRYSTFGSSNLRNVQPFLVNYVNGSLAVCHNGNLVNGAYLRHELEQKGAIFQSSSDTEVIIHLIARSNKKTFVESVIDALKQVKGAFCVLVMNHNELIAARDPYGFRPLWIGKKGRSYIFASETCALDLVGAKWLREVEPGEVVHVSNNQITSSFPFRKVIPKQCIFEYIYVARPDSIIFGKSVDLVRKELGRALARIAPVDADFVMAVPDSSNPAALGYAHESGLPFDMGFIRNHYVGRTFIEPDQKMRDFGVKIKLNPSRDTVKGKRIVLVDDSIVRGTTSRKIIKMLRRCKAKEIHYRVASPPIINSCYYGIDTPNRERLIAYKMSKQDNQVDIEKIRKYLGVDSLAYLTIPAILEATFNDKRHFCTACFDNNYPTPTPLDYNIPPRNHNAIKDSSLDDIRHGR, encoded by the coding sequence ATGTTTGATTTTACATCTGATAAACTTCACGAAGAGTGCGGTATCTTTGGCATCTATAACCATAAATCGGCTCCGAACTGGATATATTTAGGGCTCTATGCATTACAACATCGTGGACAGGAAGGGGCAGGGATTGTGTGTTCTGATGGAGCAACATTAACAGCCCATCGGGGTGTAGGACTGGTTAATGATGTATTCCCTGCTCATAAACTCGCACGCGTTCAGGGACATATAGGTATTGGACATGTCCGCTATTCTACCTTTGGTTCAAGTAATTTACGAAATGTTCAGCCTTTTTTAGTAAATTATGTGAACGGTTCCCTTGCGGTTTGTCATAATGGGAATCTGGTCAATGGCGCTTATTTACGGCACGAGTTAGAACAAAAAGGAGCTATTTTCCAATCTTCTTCAGACACAGAGGTAATTATCCATTTAATCGCCCGTTCTAATAAAAAGACCTTTGTTGAATCGGTGATTGATGCTCTGAAGCAGGTAAAAGGAGCGTTTTGTGTCCTTGTTATGAATCATAACGAATTAATTGCCGCTCGCGACCCTTATGGCTTTCGTCCTTTATGGATAGGGAAAAAAGGTAGGTCTTATATTTTTGCAAGTGAAACCTGTGCTCTGGACTTAGTAGGAGCTAAATGGCTTCGTGAAGTAGAACCCGGGGAAGTAGTCCATGTATCCAATAACCAAATAACAAGTTCATTTCCGTTTCGCAAAGTTATTCCCAAACAATGTATCTTCGAGTATATATATGTTGCCCGCCCGGATAGTATAATATTTGGTAAAAGTGTGGATTTGGTTCGAAAAGAGTTAGGTAGAGCCCTTGCAAGGATAGCTCCCGTAGATGCGGATTTTGTAATGGCTGTTCCAGATTCATCCAATCCCGCTGCATTAGGATATGCTCATGAATCGGGATTACCTTTTGATATGGGATTTATTCGCAATCATTATGTGGGTAGGACATTCATAGAACCTGACCAAAAGATGCGTGATTTCGGCGTTAAGATAAAACTAAATCCGTCCAGAGATACGGTAAAAGGGAAAAGAATTGTATTAGTAGATGACAGTATTGTTCGTGGGACTACTTCCCGTAAGATTATAAAAATGCTTCGACGGTGCAAGGCAAAAGAAATTCATTATCGTGTTGCCTCTCCTCCCATTATTAATTCCTGTTACTATGGGATTGATACTCCCAATCGGGAACGATTAATTGCTTATAAAATGTCAAAACAAGATAATCAGGTAGACATAGAAAAAATTCGGAAATATTTAGGCGTGGATTCACTTGCTTATTTAACAATTCCTGCAATCCTCGAAGCGACTTTCAATGATAAGCGACATTTTTGCACCGCCTGTTTCGACAATAACTATCCAACACCAACACCTCTTGATTATAACATTCCACCTCGCAATCACAATGCCATCAAAGATTCCAGTCTTGATGATATTCGACACGGTAGGTAG